The Centroberyx gerrardi isolate f3 chromosome 7, fCenGer3.hap1.cur.20231027, whole genome shotgun sequence genome contains a region encoding:
- the LOC139928250 gene encoding hemoglobin subunit beta, whose protein sequence is MVDWTDAERSAIVSLWGKISVDEIGPQALARLLIVSPWTQRHFSTFGNLSTPSAIMGNPKVAHHGKVVMGGLDRAVKNLDDIKNTYSKLSVMHSEKLHVDPDNFRLLAECITVCVAAKFGPTVFTADVQEAWQKFLSAVVSALGRQYH, encoded by the exons ATGGTCGACTGGACAGATGCTGAGCGCAGCGCCATCGTGAGCCTGTGGGGAAAGATCAGCGTGGATGAAATTGGACCCCAGGCTCTGGCCAG GCTTCTTATCGTGTCTCCCTGGACTCAGAGGCACTTCTCCACATTTGGAAACCTGTCTACCCCCTCCGCCATCATGGGGAACCCTAAAGTGGCCCACCACGGAAAGGTGGTGATGGGTGGACTGGACAGGGCCGTGAAGAACCTGGACGACATCAAAAATACCTACTCCAAACTGAGTGTGATGCACTCCGAGAAACTGCACGTGGATCCTGATAACTTCAGG CTTCTTGCTGAgtgcatcactgtgtgtgtggccgCCAAGTTTGGTCCCACCGTCTTCACCGCGGATGTCCAGGAGGCCTGGCAGAAGTTCCTGTCTGCCGTCGTCTCCGCCCTGGGTAGACAGTACCACTGA